A portion of the Rhodopseudomonas sp. BAL398 genome contains these proteins:
- a CDS encoding Zn-dependent alcohol dehydrogenase: MAFQAAVLRTFDAPLSIETLDVRGLRDSDVVVRIAAASLCHTDLEAVRGQLGGPLPVVPGHEAAGVVEWTGSAVQRCRPGDHAILSWNPNCGHCYYCARRQPILCQQYRDNAPAAFHFDGQPRLFGDDTPIHQLMYTGAFAELAVLSEDCVIPVSKDIPFDRACLIGCGLMTGVGAVLNVAKVVKGSRVSVLGCGAVGLSAIQGARLAGAERIIAIDRDPRKLTLAALLGATHTLTADDSLLALHADHTDGRGADFVFEAAGSPQAFQSSLDIVRPGGSVVWLGKLPATQPLSLRWGSLMGEKNIVRASYGGAVPARDFPLLVDAYLAGNLKLDEYITSRIRLADINDALDRLHRGLEIRSVIQF; encoded by the coding sequence ATGGCATTTCAGGCCGCGGTACTGAGGACGTTCGACGCCCCGTTGTCGATCGAGACGTTGGACGTCAGAGGCCTGCGGGACAGCGATGTCGTTGTCAGGATTGCGGCCGCGAGCCTTTGCCATACCGATCTCGAAGCGGTCAGGGGACAGTTGGGAGGCCCGCTTCCCGTCGTCCCCGGCCATGAGGCGGCCGGCGTGGTGGAATGGACCGGCAGCGCCGTCCAGCGCTGCAGGCCGGGCGACCACGCCATCCTGTCGTGGAATCCAAATTGCGGTCACTGTTACTATTGCGCGAGGCGGCAGCCTATCCTGTGCCAGCAATATCGCGACAATGCGCCCGCCGCGTTTCACTTCGACGGTCAGCCCCGCCTGTTTGGCGATGACACGCCGATCCACCAATTGATGTACACCGGGGCGTTCGCCGAACTGGCCGTGCTGTCGGAGGACTGCGTCATCCCGGTTTCGAAGGATATCCCCTTCGACCGTGCCTGTCTGATCGGCTGCGGGCTGATGACCGGCGTCGGGGCGGTCCTCAATGTCGCCAAAGTAGTGAAGGGGTCGCGTGTCAGCGTCCTCGGTTGTGGCGCCGTTGGACTATCTGCAATCCAGGGTGCGCGACTGGCGGGAGCCGAGCGCATCATTGCGATCGACCGCGATCCGCGGAAGCTCACCTTGGCCGCCCTGCTCGGGGCTACCCACACCCTGACGGCGGATGACTCGCTATTGGCGCTACACGCCGATCACACCGACGGACGCGGCGCCGATTTCGTGTTCGAGGCCGCCGGAAGCCCCCAGGCATTCCAGTCGAGCCTCGACATCGTGCGCCCCGGCGGCAGCGTGGTCTGGCTTGGAAAATTGCCCGCGACTCAGCCGCTATCGCTGCGGTGGGGCTCTTTGATGGGCGAGAAGAACATCGTCCGGGCGAGCTATGGCGGCGCCGTTCCGGCGCGCGACTTTCCCTTGCTGGTCGACGCCTATCTGGCAGGAAACCTCAAGCTCGACGAATATATCACCAGCCGGATCCGTCTCGCCGACATCAATGACGCCCTGGACCGGCTCCACCGCGGCCTTGAAATACGCTCGGTCATTCAATTTTAG
- a CDS encoding alpha/beta fold hydrolase, translated as MQADWIDAPHDRLRVARLDLESGESIDDFELSYAVHGDPASLLPVTVALCAIGSSHHRLDFLIGDGKALDPRRTRILAIDAIGNGLSSSPSLSQRQARTDFPRFTIRDMVNSQKLLIDHLGIDVVDLVIGASMGGMQALQWAVSYPERVNKVVAMTPMAKSTAWSGAINHAARLALQSHAPDPVTCPDELARRWESWSVILQLLCARTPASVDRQFASPDEVRSWLTSRSNLWIDQGFDPLDWIYQSWAYDGHDVGGTPGFAGDTAAALRAIRARTLIVLPSLDLYNPVEAGLWAAEQIRDCDLVQVDTDAGHIMASAAESATARLLNRRIAEFCAK; from the coding sequence ATGCAAGCCGACTGGATCGATGCGCCGCATGACCGGCTTCGCGTAGCACGGCTGGATCTTGAGAGCGGCGAATCGATCGACGATTTCGAGCTTAGCTACGCCGTCCATGGAGATCCGGCCAGCCTCCTTCCGGTGACTGTTGCCCTCTGTGCCATCGGCAGCAGCCATCACCGCTTGGATTTCCTGATCGGAGACGGCAAGGCACTGGACCCTCGCCGCACCAGAATTCTGGCGATCGATGCGATCGGCAACGGGCTGAGCAGTTCGCCGTCGTTGTCGCAACGCCAGGCCAGGACGGATTTTCCCCGCTTCACCATTCGCGACATGGTCAACAGTCAGAAATTGCTGATCGACCATCTCGGCATCGATGTCGTCGACCTGGTGATCGGCGCCTCAATGGGCGGAATGCAAGCCCTGCAATGGGCGGTGTCCTATCCCGAGCGTGTCAACAAGGTCGTAGCTATGACGCCGATGGCCAAATCCACCGCTTGGTCGGGCGCCATCAACCACGCGGCGCGGCTCGCCCTGCAGAGCCATGCACCCGATCCGGTTACTTGCCCGGACGAGCTCGCGCGGCGATGGGAAAGCTGGTCGGTCATTCTCCAACTGCTGTGCGCACGCACGCCTGCCAGCGTCGATCGTCAGTTTGCGAGTCCCGACGAGGTTCGGTCATGGCTGACGTCGCGGTCCAATCTTTGGATCGACCAGGGATTTGATCCGCTCGATTGGATCTATCAGTCCTGGGCCTATGACGGGCACGATGTCGGCGGCACGCCCGGTTTTGCGGGCGATACGGCCGCCGCCTTGCGCGCGATTCGCGCCCGAACCTTGATTGTTCTGCCCTCGCTGGATCTCTACAATCCTGTCGAAGCAGGCCTCTGGGCGGCCGAGCAGATCCGCGATTGCGACTTGGTGCAGGTGGATACCGATGCCGGGCACATCATGGCCAGTGCGGCGGAGTCCGCGACCGCACGCCTGCTGAACCGACGAATTGCCGAGTTTTGCGCTAAGTGA
- a CDS encoding GntR family transcriptional regulator, whose amino-acid sequence MTDTVEKTSMQQNTFLLLKRMIDEGRIRPGEKLLEAQVAKAFGISRSPARHALRALCDAKIVLELGGRGYLVAGCPEADDVGRTASLDVSRILPLPQWERVYQKLQQELCIRVLFDSVRIIEAPLAECFGVSRTVARDVLGRMHSLGEVNKDGLGRWIAPRVSAEKIRELFEMRAILEPEALLRAAPLVARGELERMRSNVQSTISGGQVEIGTVGQLETDLHINLLAHCPNREIVKALGRTHLLFVPSLYLLNASLRVPRGDMDDALDEHLEIIDQLLERNVRKATASLRIHLNEATSRWLRRFEIFAKVDRSPLPDYLVSLGDEIDVG is encoded by the coding sequence ATGACCGACACGGTCGAAAAGACATCGATGCAGCAGAACACTTTTCTGTTGTTGAAGCGAATGATCGACGAGGGACGGATTCGTCCCGGCGAGAAGCTGCTCGAAGCGCAAGTCGCCAAGGCCTTCGGGATCAGCCGTTCTCCCGCCCGGCACGCACTACGGGCGCTGTGCGACGCAAAGATCGTTCTGGAGCTGGGCGGCCGCGGCTATCTGGTGGCGGGCTGTCCGGAAGCCGACGATGTCGGGCGGACGGCCTCGCTTGACGTATCTCGGATATTGCCCCTCCCGCAATGGGAGCGGGTCTATCAGAAACTCCAGCAGGAACTCTGCATCCGCGTGCTCTTTGATTCCGTACGGATTATTGAAGCACCGCTCGCCGAATGCTTCGGCGTGAGCCGCACCGTTGCGCGCGACGTTCTGGGGCGCATGCACAGCTTGGGCGAAGTGAACAAGGATGGGCTCGGCCGCTGGATCGCCCCCAGGGTATCGGCCGAAAAGATCCGTGAACTGTTCGAAATGCGCGCCATATTGGAACCGGAGGCTTTACTTCGTGCCGCACCGCTGGTCGCGCGCGGAGAGCTGGAGCGCATGCGAAGCAATGTTCAGTCGACGATATCCGGCGGGCAGGTCGAGATCGGTACAGTCGGGCAGCTCGAGACCGACCTGCATATCAATCTTCTGGCCCACTGTCCCAATCGAGAGATTGTCAAGGCGCTCGGCAGAACACACCTGCTGTTCGTACCAAGTCTGTACTTGCTCAATGCCAGCCTGCGCGTTCCCCGCGGCGACATGGACGACGCGCTTGATGAGCATCTCGAAATCATTGATCAATTGCTTGAACGAAACGTTCGCAAGGCGACGGCTTCGCTGCGAATCCACCTGAACGAGGCGACGTCGCGCTGGCTTCGGCGTTTCGAGATTTTCGCCAAAGTCGATCGTTCTCCCCTGCCCGACTATCTCGTATCTCTTGGCGACGAGATTGACGTCGGCTGA
- a CDS encoding efflux RND transporter permease subunit, translating into MIDAVVSFSVRHRWLVMIGVVLMAALGVWNSTRLPIDAVPDITNVQVQINTNAPGYTPLEVEQRITFPIETAMGGLPELVSTRSLSRYGLSQVTIVFKDKTDIYFARQIVNERVQQVKDQLPAGIETAMGPVSTGLGEIYLFTVEAKAGATRSDGEAYSPTDLRTIQDWIIKPQLRNVPGVVEVNTIGGFEKQFHVLPNPAQLMAYRLSFRDVMAALAANNANVGAGYIERNGEQYLVRTPGQIANIEQIKQVVIGSRNGVPVRISDVADVREGKDLRSGAATLNGNEMVMGTAMLLIGENSRTVAHRVATRLDEIGRSLPDGVVARAIYDRTHLVDATIATVQKNLVEGALLVIAILFLILGNFRAAIATAFVIPLSMLFTITGMFENKVSANLMSLGAIDFGIIIDGAVIIVENCLRLLAHEQARRGRILTRDERFETILAGSREVIRPSLFGTLIIAVVYLPVLTLTGVEGKMFTPMALTVLIALLGASILSMTFVPAAVALLVTGRVSEKENWFMRAALRGYVPLLARSIRYRGAVAVLAAVLVVVSGFAASRMGGEFIPSLDEGDIAIQALRVPGTSLTQALEMQKLLEKRLLKIPEVKEVFARTGTAEVATDPMPPSISDGYVMLKPRGQWPDPTRAKSEVVEEVEKAAEEIAGSSYELSQPIQLRFNELISGVRSDVGVKIFGDDLDVLARVGGEIQAVLQKVQGAADVKTEQISGLPVLTVKLDRQALTRYGISVADVQNLVEIAVGGKSAGLVFEGDRRFELIVRLPEHLRSNVEAIKALPIPLPPLEGEAKVTSALWGNSPLAQIRYAPLFELAQIELAPGPNQISREDGKRRIVVSANVRGRDLGSFVADAQRQIAEQVKIPAGYWTGWGGQFEQLVSATQRLTIVVPIALLLIFLLLFVSLGSVADAMLVFSGVPLALTGGIFALILRDIPLSISAGIGFIALSGVAVLNGLVIITFIQRLRDEGHAIVDAVREGALTRLRPVLMTALVAALGFVPMAIATGAGAEVQRPLATVVIGGIISSTILTLLVLPALYILFRRETRRVAAADFAGQDQGVQ; encoded by the coding sequence ATGATCGACGCCGTTGTTTCGTTTTCCGTCCGCCACCGTTGGCTGGTGATGATCGGCGTGGTGCTGATGGCTGCGCTGGGAGTCTGGAACAGCACCCGGCTTCCGATCGACGCGGTGCCGGACATCACCAATGTCCAGGTCCAGATCAACACCAACGCGCCGGGCTATACGCCGCTCGAAGTCGAGCAACGCATCACCTTTCCGATCGAAACCGCGATGGGCGGCCTGCCCGAACTAGTGAGCACGCGCTCGCTGTCGCGCTACGGGCTGAGCCAGGTCACGATCGTCTTCAAGGACAAGACCGACATCTATTTCGCCCGGCAGATTGTCAATGAGCGGGTCCAGCAGGTGAAGGATCAGCTTCCGGCCGGCATCGAAACCGCGATGGGGCCGGTCTCGACCGGTCTCGGCGAGATCTATCTGTTCACCGTGGAAGCCAAGGCCGGAGCTACGCGGTCCGACGGCGAGGCCTACAGCCCGACCGATCTGCGCACCATTCAGGACTGGATCATCAAGCCGCAGCTACGCAACGTGCCGGGCGTGGTCGAGGTCAACACCATCGGGGGCTTCGAGAAGCAATTCCACGTGCTGCCGAACCCGGCGCAGCTGATGGCCTATCGGCTCAGCTTCCGCGACGTGATGGCCGCGCTCGCAGCCAATAACGCCAATGTGGGCGCCGGCTATATCGAGCGCAACGGCGAACAATATCTGGTCCGCACGCCGGGGCAGATCGCCAATATCGAACAGATCAAGCAGGTCGTCATCGGATCGCGCAACGGTGTGCCGGTTCGCATTTCCGACGTCGCCGATGTGCGGGAAGGCAAGGATCTGCGCTCCGGGGCGGCGACGCTCAATGGCAACGAGATGGTGATGGGCACCGCGATGCTTCTCATCGGGGAGAACAGCAGAACCGTGGCGCATCGCGTCGCCACCAGGCTCGACGAGATCGGACGCTCGCTTCCGGACGGCGTCGTGGCGCGCGCGATCTATGACCGCACCCATCTGGTCGACGCCACTATCGCGACGGTTCAGAAGAACCTTGTCGAGGGCGCGCTGCTGGTCATCGCGATCCTGTTTCTCATTCTCGGAAACTTCAGGGCCGCGATCGCCACCGCCTTCGTGATCCCGCTGTCGATGCTGTTCACCATCACCGGGATGTTCGAAAACAAGGTCAGCGCCAATCTCATGAGCCTCGGCGCGATCGATTTCGGCATCATCATCGACGGCGCCGTGATCATCGTCGAGAACTGCCTGCGTCTGCTGGCGCATGAGCAGGCGCGCCGAGGGCGCATCCTGACCCGCGACGAACGCTTCGAGACGATTCTCGCCGGCTCGCGCGAGGTGATCCGGCCGAGCCTGTTCGGCACCCTGATCATCGCCGTGGTCTATCTGCCGGTGCTCACCTTGACCGGCGTCGAAGGCAAGATGTTCACCCCGATGGCGCTCACGGTGCTGATCGCTCTGCTCGGCGCCAGCATCCTGTCGATGACCTTCGTGCCTGCGGCCGTAGCCCTGCTGGTCACCGGCCGAGTGTCAGAGAAGGAGAACTGGTTCATGCGCGCCGCGCTGCGCGGCTATGTTCCGCTGCTGGCGCGATCGATCAGATATCGCGGCGCCGTCGCGGTGTTGGCCGCCGTGCTGGTCGTCGTCAGCGGCTTTGCGGCGTCGCGGATGGGGGGCGAATTCATCCCGAGCCTGGACGAGGGCGACATCGCAATCCAGGCGCTGCGCGTTCCCGGCACCAGCCTGACGCAGGCGCTGGAAATGCAGAAACTGCTCGAAAAGCGCCTTCTCAAGATCCCGGAAGTGAAGGAGGTGTTCGCCCGCACCGGGACCGCGGAGGTCGCCACCGACCCGATGCCGCCCTCGATCTCGGATGGCTACGTCATGCTGAAGCCGCGCGGGCAATGGCCGGATCCGACGCGGGCCAAATCTGAGGTTGTCGAAGAGGTCGAGAAAGCGGCCGAGGAAATCGCTGGCAGCAGCTATGAATTGTCGCAGCCGATCCAGCTGCGCTTCAACGAGCTGATTTCCGGGGTGCGCAGCGATGTCGGCGTCAAGATCTTCGGCGACGATCTCGATGTACTGGCGCGGGTCGGCGGCGAAATCCAGGCGGTCCTGCAAAAGGTGCAGGGTGCCGCCGACGTCAAGACCGAGCAGATCTCCGGCCTTCCGGTCCTGACCGTCAAGCTCGATCGCCAGGCCTTGACCCGATACGGCATCAGCGTCGCCGATGTGCAAAACCTCGTCGAGATCGCGGTCGGCGGCAAGAGCGCGGGCCTGGTGTTCGAGGGCGACCGGCGGTTCGAACTGATCGTTCGATTGCCCGAGCATTTGCGCTCCAATGTCGAAGCCATCAAGGCCTTGCCGATTCCATTGCCGCCGCTCGAAGGCGAGGCCAAGGTGACCTCGGCGCTATGGGGCAACTCGCCGCTGGCCCAGATCCGCTACGCGCCGCTGTTCGAACTGGCGCAGATCGAGCTCGCCCCCGGCCCGAACCAGATCAGCCGCGAGGACGGCAAGCGCCGGATCGTGGTGTCGGCAAATGTGCGGGGCCGCGATCTCGGCTCCTTCGTGGCGGATGCCCAGCGTCAGATCGCCGAACAGGTCAAGATCCCGGCGGGGTATTGGACCGGGTGGGGCGGCCAGTTCGAGCAGCTGGTGTCGGCGACGCAACGTCTGACCATCGTGGTGCCGATCGCGCTGTTGCTGATTTTCCTGCTGCTGTTCGTCAGTCTCGGCTCGGTGGCGGATGCAATGCTGGTGTTCAGCGGTGTGCCGCTGGCGTTGACCGGCGGCATCTTTGCGCTGATCCTGCGCGATATTCCGCTGTCGATCAGCGCCGGCATCGGCTTCATCGCACTGTCCGGGGTCGCGGTGCTCAACGGTCTGGTCATCATCACCTTCATTCAGCGATTGCGCGACGAGGGCCACGCGATCGTGGATGCCGTGCGGGAGGGGGCGCTGACGCGGCTGCGTCCGGTGTTGATGACCGCATTGGTGGCGGCACTGGGCTTCGTGCCGATGGCGATTGCGACCGGCGCCGGCGCCGAGGTGCAGCGCCCGCTGGCCACCGTCGTCATCGGCGGCATCATCTCGTCGACCATCCTGACGCTGTTGGTGCTGCCGGCGCTTTACATCCTGTTCCGTCGCGAAACCAGGCGGGTCGCAGCCGCAGACTTTGCTGGCCAAGACCAGGGTGTCCAGTGA